One Mycolicibacter sp. MU0083 DNA window includes the following coding sequences:
- a CDS encoding DNA polymerase IV — MDGRWVLHLDMDAFFASVEQLTRPTLRGRPVLVGGLGGRGVVAGASYEARVFGARSAMPMHQARRLVGAPAVVLPPRGAVYGLASRRVFETVRAVIPVLEQLSFDEAFGEPAELVGADGAAVREFCEQLRRRVREETGLVASVGAGSGKQIAKIASDLAKPDGVFVVNRADERQLLDGLPVRRLWGIGPVAEEKLHRLGIVTIGQLAALTDAEVADVLGATVGPALHRLARGIDDRRVAERAEAKQISAESTFAVDLTTLEQLRIEIGRIGEHAHRRLLRDGRGARTVTVKLKKADMSVLTRSATLPYATTDAAALTAAAGRLLLDPREIGPIRLLGVGFSGLTDIRQESLFPDLELGDAAPVAPEHFVPETIPVSTSAQWRVGDDVGHPELGHGWVQGAGHGVVTVRFETRDSGPGPVRTFPDDEPTISRADPLDSLAWPDYVAPPD, encoded by the coding sequence GTGGACGGCCGATGGGTCCTGCACCTGGATATGGACGCATTCTTCGCGTCGGTCGAGCAGTTGACGCGCCCGACGCTGCGGGGACGGCCGGTACTGGTCGGTGGTCTCGGCGGCCGCGGTGTCGTCGCAGGTGCCAGCTATGAGGCGCGGGTCTTCGGCGCCCGCTCGGCCATGCCCATGCACCAGGCGCGCCGACTGGTCGGCGCCCCCGCGGTCGTACTGCCGCCCCGAGGAGCGGTCTACGGGCTCGCGAGCCGCCGCGTCTTCGAGACGGTGCGTGCGGTGATCCCGGTGCTCGAGCAGCTCTCCTTCGATGAGGCGTTCGGCGAACCGGCCGAGCTGGTGGGCGCGGACGGGGCAGCGGTGCGGGAGTTCTGTGAGCAGCTGCGCCGCAGGGTCCGCGAGGAAACGGGTCTGGTGGCATCGGTGGGAGCCGGATCGGGGAAGCAGATCGCCAAGATCGCGTCGGATCTCGCCAAGCCCGACGGGGTGTTCGTGGTCAACCGCGCCGATGAGCGGCAACTGCTCGACGGCCTTCCGGTGCGGCGGCTGTGGGGGATCGGTCCGGTCGCCGAGGAGAAGCTGCACCGGTTGGGCATCGTCACGATCGGTCAGCTCGCGGCGTTGACCGACGCCGAGGTCGCCGACGTCCTGGGTGCCACCGTCGGTCCCGCATTGCACCGACTGGCCCGCGGCATCGATGACCGGCGCGTCGCCGAACGTGCCGAAGCCAAGCAGATCAGTGCCGAATCCACCTTCGCCGTCGATCTGACCACCCTGGAGCAGTTGCGCATCGAGATCGGCCGGATCGGGGAACACGCGCACCGTCGGCTGCTGCGCGACGGCCGCGGTGCGCGAACCGTCACGGTCAAGCTGAAGAAGGCCGACATGAGCGTGCTGACCCGGTCCGCCACCCTGCCGTACGCCACGACCGATGCCGCCGCACTGACCGCGGCCGCCGGACGACTGCTGCTCGATCCGCGGGAGATCGGGCCGATCCGGCTGCTCGGGGTCGGGTTCTCCGGGCTGACCGACATCCGGCAGGAATCGCTGTTCCCAGACCTGGAACTCGGCGATGCGGCACCGGTCGCACCGGAACACTTTGTGCCGGAAACGATTCCGGTGTCGACATCGGCGCAGTGGCGGGTCGGTGACGACGTCGGGCATCCCGAACTCGGTCACGGCTGGGTGCAGGGCGCCGGCCACGGGGTGGTGACGGTGCGTTTCGAGACCCGCGACTCGGGACCGGGCCCGGTGCGGACGTTCCCCGACGACGAGCCCACGATCAGTCGCGCCGACCCGCTGGACAGCCTGGCCTGGCCGGATTACGTCGCCCCTCCGGACTAG
- a CDS encoding class I SAM-dependent methyltransferase, producing MAMNLAHRMCCSSRYWARSVERDLLPWALAGVDLGDNTLEIGPGYGANLRCLVEMTPQLTAVEIDTAMAARLQAKYGARARIVNGDGTDTGLPSDDFSSVVCFTMLHHVPTAQLQDLLFAEAFRVLKPGAVFAGTDGVHSTIFQALHFRDTYNPVSPDTLPERLQRTGFRDIEVTVRGGDQRWRAVKP from the coding sequence ATGGCGATGAATCTGGCGCACCGCATGTGCTGCAGTTCCCGCTATTGGGCCCGCAGTGTGGAACGTGACCTGCTGCCGTGGGCACTGGCCGGTGTCGATCTCGGCGACAACACGCTGGAGATCGGTCCCGGCTACGGCGCCAACCTGCGATGCCTGGTGGAGATGACGCCGCAGCTGACCGCCGTCGAGATAGACACGGCGATGGCCGCGCGCCTGCAGGCGAAATACGGGGCACGCGCGCGGATCGTCAACGGCGACGGTACCGATACCGGCTTACCGTCCGATGACTTCAGTTCGGTGGTGTGCTTCACCATGCTGCATCACGTTCCGACCGCGCAATTGCAGGATCTGCTGTTCGCCGAGGCCTTTCGGGTACTCAAGCCGGGTGCGGTCTTCGCCGGCACCGACGGTGTGCACTCGACGATCTTCCAGGCGCTGCATTTCCGGGACACCTACAATCCCGTCTCGCCCGATACGCTGCCAGAACGGCTGCAGCGCACCGGATTCCGCGATATCGAGGTGACCGTCCGGGGCGGTGACCAACGCTGGCGGGCCGTCAAGCCCTGA